In one Micromonospora polyrhachis genomic region, the following are encoded:
- a CDS encoding right-handed parallel beta-helix repeat-containing protein — translation MNNILQVSPSQADAYPSISDAIRAAVDGDTIAIGPGEYHENLTISGRRLKLTAAAGRDTVTVLPRHPAEALLEVRGGAVEVRELALTGRDAPAVTVTGGEFALHGCAVEAGSATAVHIGGRATFEVTGCRISGAQIGLSLNNCEGSVTDCEIVDIVTDGILIRSADPQLRNCSVTDCGYRGVYVYEYSKPTLDNCKIARIGDVGIAVAQHSSPVLRGCVVSEARGAGITVAADCGGELSDCQTERTAKPGIQIAPGSRAELITSERRRHGQVGAADRPVTADQARVDQLLAELDDLVGLPAVKDEVRALIDEIQVNEWRRKGGLSVAPTSHHLVFTGSPGTGKTTVARLFGQILAALGLLTRGGFKEVARRDLVGQYLGHTAEKTTVAFESALGGVLFIDEAYTLSRSFGSGSDFGQEAIDTLVKLMEDHRHEVAVIVAGYTGDMLHFLDANPGLASRFSKTIEFENYTPAELARILSSMAESHEYYLDGEAATESTRYFGRRLGDPNFGNAREARKLFESMRKTQSQRLRQLRRMPSPEELQLLTLADLTAAIPN, via the coding sequence ATGAATAACATCCTGCAGGTCTCGCCGAGCCAGGCGGACGCGTACCCGTCCATCAGCGACGCGATCCGCGCCGCCGTCGACGGCGACACCATCGCGATCGGCCCTGGTGAATATCACGAGAACCTGACCATCTCCGGTAGGCGATTGAAACTGACTGCGGCGGCGGGCCGGGACACCGTTACCGTGCTGCCCCGGCACCCCGCCGAGGCGCTGCTGGAGGTGCGTGGGGGCGCGGTCGAGGTGCGGGAGCTGGCCCTGACCGGGCGGGATGCGCCGGCTGTCACCGTGACCGGTGGCGAGTTCGCGTTGCACGGCTGCGCGGTCGAGGCGGGCTCCGCCACGGCGGTGCACATCGGCGGTCGGGCCACCTTCGAGGTCACCGGGTGTCGGATCTCCGGTGCCCAGATCGGGCTGTCGCTCAACAACTGCGAAGGCTCGGTCACCGACTGTGAGATCGTCGACATCGTCACCGACGGCATCCTGATTCGCTCGGCCGATCCCCAGCTAAGGAACTGCAGCGTCACCGACTGCGGCTACCGCGGCGTGTACGTGTACGAATACTCCAAGCCCACCCTCGACAATTGCAAGATCGCCCGGATCGGTGACGTCGGCATCGCGGTGGCCCAGCACAGCTCACCGGTGCTGCGCGGGTGCGTGGTCAGCGAGGCCCGGGGCGCTGGCATCACGGTGGCCGCCGACTGCGGTGGCGAGCTGTCGGACTGCCAAACCGAACGCACGGCGAAGCCGGGCATCCAGATCGCCCCCGGTTCCCGGGCAGAGCTGATCACCAGCGAGCGACGTCGACACGGCCAGGTGGGTGCGGCGGACCGGCCGGTCACCGCCGACCAGGCCCGGGTGGACCAGTTGCTCGCCGAGTTGGACGACCTGGTCGGGCTGCCCGCGGTCAAGGACGAGGTCCGGGCGCTGATCGACGAGATCCAGGTCAACGAGTGGCGCCGCAAGGGCGGGCTCTCGGTGGCACCGACCAGTCACCACCTGGTGTTCACCGGCTCACCGGGCACCGGCAAGACCACCGTCGCCCGGCTGTTCGGCCAGATCCTCGCGGCGCTGGGCCTGCTGACGCGCGGCGGGTTCAAGGAGGTCGCCCGACGCGACCTGGTCGGGCAATACCTCGGCCACACCGCCGAGAAGACCACCGTCGCATTCGAGTCCGCACTCGGTGGAGTGCTGTTCATCGACGAGGCGTACACCCTGTCCCGGTCGTTCGGCTCCGGCAGCGACTTCGGTCAGGAGGCCATCGACACCCTGGTCAAGTTGATGGAGGACCACCGGCACGAGGTGGCGGTCATCGTCGCCGGCTACACCGGCGACATGCTGCACTTTCTGGACGCCAACCCCGGCCTGGCCTCCCGGTTCAGCAAGACCATCGAGTTCGAGAACTACACGCCGGCCGAGCTGGCCAGGATCCTCAGCTCGATGGCCGAGTCCCACGAGTACTACCTGGACGGCGAGGCCGCCACCGAGTCGACCCGGTACTTCGGCCGCCGGCTGGGCGACCCGAACTTTGGCAACGCCCGTGAGGCGCGCAAGCTGTTCGAGTCGATGCGCAAGACGCAGTCCCAGCGGCTGCGCCAGCTGCGTCGGATGCCGTCGCCGGAGGAACTGCAGCTGCTGACCCTCGCCGACCTGACCGCCGCCATCCCCAACTGA
- a CDS encoding 3-deoxy-7-phosphoheptulonate synthase has translation MTITGTGRISDQRIDKIVPLTTPALLRHELPLDETLVSAVVEGRQAVTRVLDRADDRLLVVVGPCSVHDPAAALDYAARLRDIAGRLADDLLVVMRVYFEKPRSTVGWKGLINDPALDGSGDVNTGLRTARSLLVEVLRMGLHVGCEFLDPITPQYIADTVAWGAIGARTVESQVHRQLASGLSMPIGMKNRSDGNVATAVDAIRAASVPHVFPGIDVSGAPAIMHTRGNTDGHVVLRGGRGGPNYDAAAVADALRLLREAGLPERLVIDASHDNSGKDHRRQPLVVADVADQLAAGQRGIVGVMLESFLVAGRQELDPTRELVYGQSVTDACLSWDQTEGVLTKLADAVRARRARRAVGQTLA, from the coding sequence ATGACAATCACCGGTACGGGACGCATCAGCGACCAGCGCATCGACAAGATCGTGCCGCTGACCACCCCGGCACTGTTACGCCACGAGTTACCCCTGGACGAGACGCTGGTCTCGGCGGTAGTGGAGGGCCGACAGGCGGTGACCCGCGTGTTGGACCGGGCCGACGACCGGCTGCTCGTCGTCGTCGGGCCGTGCTCGGTGCACGACCCGGCGGCGGCGCTGGACTACGCCGCCCGGCTCCGGGACATCGCCGGGCGTCTCGCCGACGACCTGCTGGTCGTGATGCGGGTCTACTTCGAGAAGCCCCGCTCGACGGTCGGTTGGAAGGGCCTGATCAACGATCCGGCGCTGGACGGGTCGGGCGACGTCAACACCGGCCTGCGTACCGCCCGGTCGCTCCTGGTCGAGGTGCTACGGATGGGGCTGCACGTCGGTTGCGAGTTCCTCGACCCGATCACCCCGCAGTACATCGCCGACACGGTCGCCTGGGGGGCGATTGGTGCCCGTACGGTGGAGAGTCAGGTCCACCGCCAGTTGGCCTCCGGCCTGTCGATGCCGATCGGGATGAAGAACCGGTCGGACGGGAACGTCGCCACCGCCGTGGACGCGATCCGGGCGGCCAGCGTGCCACACGTCTTCCCGGGCATCGACGTCTCCGGCGCACCGGCGATCATGCACACCCGGGGCAACACCGATGGCCACGTCGTGCTGCGCGGCGGCCGGGGCGGGCCCAACTACGACGCGGCGGCGGTGGCCGACGCACTGCGGCTGCTCCGGGAGGCGGGCCTACCCGAGCGGCTGGTGATCGACGCGAGCCACGACAACAGCGGCAAGGACCACCGGCGGCAGCCCCTGGTGGTGGCCGATGTCGCCGACCAGTTGGCCGCCGGCCAGCGCGGAATCGTGGGAGTGATGCTGGAGTCGTTCCTGGTGGCCGGCCGGCAGGAGCTGGACCCGACCCGGGAACTGGTCTACGGACAGTCGGTCACTGATGCCTGCCTGAGCTGGGACCAGACGGAAGGTGTGCTGACGAAGCTGGCCGACGCCGTACGCGCCCGACGAGCCCGGCGGGCGGTCGGCCAGACCCTGGCCTGA
- a CDS encoding M16 family metallopeptidase has product MTETGYPWPIETTRLDNGLRVVVSADQTAPVVAVNLWYDVGSRHEPAGQTGFAHLFEHLMFEGSVNVAKTEHMQLIQGSGGSLNATTNPDRTNYFNTVPAEHLELVLWLEADRMGGLVPALTQETLDNQREVVKNERRQRYENVPYGDAWLRLLPLLYPPGHPYHHATIGSMADLNAADLGTFQAFHSTYYAPNNAVLTVVGDVTPSDVFALADKYFGALASRPDIPAAPDGHTVAPTGMPARDTVTADVPSPRVYLAHRTHPFGSAGYDAVTVLAAVLGGGRGSRLYQRIADGARLAQPDTVAAYGVDLAHAPAPLIVTGTARPGVTADELEAGLVEVLDEVATGGVTEVELDRAKALLTTSWWRQMSTVDGRADTLGRYATQFGDPARAADRLPGWLAVTAADVAGLASEALRSQDRVILTYLPEESA; this is encoded by the coding sequence ATGACCGAGACCGGGTACCCCTGGCCGATCGAGACCACCCGACTGGACAACGGGTTGCGGGTGGTCGTCAGTGCGGACCAGACCGCCCCCGTGGTGGCCGTCAACCTTTGGTACGACGTGGGGTCACGCCATGAACCCGCCGGTCAGACCGGCTTCGCCCACCTATTCGAGCACCTGATGTTCGAGGGCTCGGTCAACGTGGCCAAGACCGAGCATATGCAACTGATCCAGGGCTCCGGCGGCTCGCTCAACGCCACCACCAACCCGGACCGCACCAACTACTTCAACACCGTCCCGGCCGAGCATCTGGAACTGGTGCTGTGGCTGGAGGCCGACCGGATGGGCGGCCTGGTCCCGGCGCTGACCCAGGAGACGCTGGACAACCAGCGGGAAGTGGTCAAGAACGAGCGGCGGCAGCGCTACGAGAACGTTCCGTACGGCGATGCCTGGCTGCGGCTGCTGCCCCTGCTCTATCCGCCCGGGCACCCGTACCACCACGCCACGATCGGGTCGATGGCCGACCTCAACGCCGCCGACCTGGGCACCTTCCAGGCGTTCCACAGCACCTACTACGCGCCCAACAACGCGGTACTGACCGTGGTCGGTGACGTGACGCCGAGCGACGTCTTCGCCCTGGCCGACAAGTACTTCGGTGCGCTCGCGTCCCGCCCCGACATCCCGGCCGCGCCGGACGGGCACACCGTCGCGCCAACCGGGATGCCGGCCCGGGACACGGTGACCGCCGATGTCCCCTCGCCCCGGGTCTATCTCGCCCATCGCACCCACCCGTTCGGCAGCGCGGGCTACGACGCGGTGACCGTACTCGCGGCGGTGCTCGGCGGTGGCCGGGGCAGCCGGCTCTACCAGCGGATCGCCGACGGGGCGCGGCTCGCCCAGCCGGATACGGTCGCCGCGTACGGGGTCGATCTGGCGCATGCCCCGGCACCACTGATCGTGACCGGTACCGCCCGCCCCGGCGTCACCGCCGACGAACTGGAGGCCGGGCTCGTCGAGGTGCTGGACGAGGTCGCCACGGGCGGAGTGACCGAGGTCGAGCTGGACCGTGCCAAGGCGCTGCTCACCACGTCCTGGTGGCGACAGATGTCCACTGTCGATGGCCGGGCCGACACCCTCGGCCGCTACGCCACCCAGTTCGGTGACCCGGCGCGGGCAGCCGATCGACTGCCCGGCTGGCTCGCGGTGACCGCCGCCGACGTGGCCGGCTTGGCCAGCGAGGCGCTGCGGTCGCAGGACCGGGTGATCCTGACCTATCTGCCGGAGGAGAGCGCATGA
- a CDS encoding M16 family metallopeptidase, protein MTLISERPAPGVARPYRFPAVVRRSVGDGQVVAAHLPGHNLAVAVLLLDAGAGREPVGREGLTVVVAKALEEGTTRRDSADYALALERLGSQLSTAADWDSFQVSVQVPVNRLLPAVELLAEAVRTPRLDPADVTRVRDDEVTALRMDWAHPGPRADAALRADLFGVAHRHGRPMDGDPDSVATLTVDDVIGFHAEWLTRPGTLLVAGDLDRIDLDALGAAAFAGAAGGPVEVGAPIEVDPRVGRRIILVDRPGSVQSTLRLGHTAPHRAHPDHVPMVLAGTVLGGAFTSRLNHLIREVRGYTYGIRADFGSSRRFGRFTVSSGVQTGVTTPALVDAVGEITRTQADGVTEAELAVARAWRAGQLSVELQSPRAIAAALGTLVVHGLPDDYHARLRSQLLSATEAEVSRAAATYLRPQGLTLVVEGDAALIRDELVASGLGEVVDAAP, encoded by the coding sequence ATGACGCTGATATCGGAGCGCCCCGCCCCGGGCGTGGCCCGGCCATACCGCTTCCCGGCCGTCGTACGCCGGTCCGTCGGCGACGGCCAGGTGGTCGCGGCGCACCTGCCCGGACACAACCTCGCCGTCGCGGTGTTGCTGCTCGACGCCGGTGCCGGCCGCGAACCGGTCGGCCGCGAAGGGCTGACCGTCGTCGTGGCCAAGGCCCTTGAGGAGGGTACGACCCGACGCGACTCGGCCGACTACGCGTTGGCGCTGGAGCGGCTGGGCAGCCAGCTTTCCACCGCGGCCGACTGGGATTCCTTCCAGGTCAGCGTGCAGGTGCCGGTGAACCGGCTGCTGCCCGCAGTGGAACTGCTCGCCGAGGCGGTCCGTACGCCCCGGCTCGACCCCGCCGACGTGACCCGGGTCCGCGACGACGAGGTGACCGCGCTGCGGATGGACTGGGCGCATCCCGGTCCGCGTGCCGACGCGGCCCTGCGGGCCGACCTGTTCGGAGTGGCCCATCGGCACGGCCGGCCGATGGATGGTGACCCGGACTCGGTGGCCACGTTGACCGTCGACGACGTGATCGGGTTCCACGCCGAGTGGCTGACCCGTCCCGGCACCCTGCTGGTCGCCGGTGACCTGGACCGTATCGACCTTGACGCGCTCGGTGCGGCGGCGTTCGCGGGCGCGGCCGGCGGGCCGGTCGAGGTGGGTGCCCCGATCGAGGTGGACCCCCGGGTCGGACGGCGGATCATCCTGGTGGACAGGCCCGGCTCGGTCCAGTCCACGCTTCGGCTCGGGCACACCGCACCGCACCGCGCCCACCCGGACCATGTACCGATGGTGCTCGCCGGCACCGTGCTCGGCGGTGCCTTCACCTCCCGGCTCAACCATTTGATCCGCGAGGTACGCGGCTACACGTACGGCATCCGGGCCGACTTCGGTTCGTCCCGCCGATTCGGCCGGTTCACGGTCAGCTCCGGCGTACAGACCGGGGTCACCACCCCGGCCCTGGTCGACGCGGTGGGGGAGATCACCCGCACCCAGGCCGACGGGGTGACCGAGGCGGAGCTTGCGGTGGCTCGCGCCTGGCGGGCCGGGCAGCTCTCCGTGGAGTTGCAGAGCCCTCGGGCCATTGCCGCCGCGCTCGGCACGCTGGTCGTACACGGCCTGCCCGACGACTACCACGCGCGGCTGCGCAGCCAGCTGCTCTCCGCCACCGAGGCGGAGGTGTCGAGGGCGGCCGCGACCTATCTGCGCCCCCAGGGACTGACCCTGGTGGTGGAGGGGGACGCGGCACTGATCCGCGACGAACTGGTCGCCAGCGGGCTCGGTGAGGTGGTCGACGCCGCTCCCTGA
- a CDS encoding aspartate-semialdehyde dehydrogenase gives MRIGIVGATGQVGGVMRRLLAERQFPAEQVRLFASARSAGRTLPWQGDEITVEDAATSDYRGLDIVLFSAGKGTSKELAPRVAETGAVVIDNSSAWRMDPDVPLVVSEVNPHAIAVRPRGIIANPNCTTMAAMPILRPLHTEAGLVSLIVATYQAVSGAGLAGVAELDEQVRKVAERAPELAVDGTAVDFPEPRSFAQPIAFNVLPLAGSIVDDGSDETDEEQKLRNESRKILEIPDLKVSGTCVRVPVFTGHSLQINARFTRPLSPQRARELLTDAPGVVLADVPTPLRAAGQDPTYVGRIRGDETVEHGLAFFCSNDNLRKGAALNAVQIAELVAAESR, from the coding sequence ATGAGGATCGGCATTGTGGGGGCCACCGGCCAGGTCGGCGGCGTGATGCGTCGACTGCTGGCCGAGCGGCAGTTCCCGGCGGAGCAGGTGCGGCTGTTCGCTTCGGCGCGGTCGGCGGGGCGGACCCTGCCGTGGCAGGGCGACGAGATCACGGTGGAGGACGCGGCGACCTCGGACTACCGGGGACTGGACATCGTGCTCTTCTCAGCCGGTAAGGGGACGTCCAAGGAGCTCGCTCCCAGGGTGGCCGAGACCGGTGCCGTCGTGATCGACAACTCGTCGGCCTGGCGGATGGACCCGGACGTGCCGCTGGTGGTCTCCGAGGTCAACCCGCACGCCATCGCCGTACGCCCCAGGGGCATCATCGCCAACCCCAACTGCACCACCATGGCGGCGATGCCGATCCTGCGCCCCCTGCACACCGAGGCGGGTCTGGTCAGCCTGATCGTCGCCACCTACCAGGCGGTCTCCGGTGCCGGCCTGGCCGGAGTCGCCGAGCTGGACGAGCAGGTACGCAAGGTGGCGGAGCGGGCCCCCGAACTGGCTGTCGACGGGACTGCGGTGGACTTCCCGGAACCGCGTTCGTTCGCCCAGCCGATCGCGTTCAACGTGCTACCGCTCGCCGGGTCGATCGTCGACGACGGCTCAGACGAAACCGACGAGGAGCAGAAGCTCCGTAACGAGAGCCGCAAGATCCTGGAGATTCCCGACCTCAAGGTCTCCGGCACCTGTGTCCGGGTGCCCGTCTTCACCGGCCACTCGTTGCAGATCAACGCCCGGTTCACCCGACCGTTGTCGCCACAGCGGGCGCGCGAGCTGCTGACCGACGCTCCCGGGGTGGTGCTGGCCGACGTACCGACGCCGCTGCGGGCCGCTGGCCAGGACCCGACGTACGTGGGCCGGATCCGGGGCGACGAGACCGTCGAGCACGGGTTGGCGTTCTTCTGCTCCAACGACAACCTGCGTAAGGGCGCGGCGCTCAACGCCGTACAGATCGCCGAGTTGGTCGCTGCCGAGTCCCGCTGA
- a CDS encoding PPOX class F420-dependent oxidoreductase translates to MVEGGTEDALLALLGSRHLGVLATIKRDGRPQLSNVSYAFDRERKLIRVSITDGRAKTANLRRDPRASFHVSSEDGWAYVVAEVTAELTPVAADPYDATVEELIDVFRAVQGEHPDWDDYRRAMVADRRIALHLHVDRVYGMPPRG, encoded by the coding sequence ATGGTAGAAGGCGGCACCGAGGACGCGCTGCTGGCCCTGCTGGGCAGCCGGCACCTGGGCGTACTGGCCACCATCAAACGGGACGGTCGGCCGCAGTTGTCCAACGTCAGCTACGCGTTCGACCGGGAACGGAAACTGATCCGGGTCTCGATCACCGACGGCAGGGCGAAGACCGCCAACCTGAGGCGTGACCCCCGGGCCAGTTTCCACGTCAGCAGCGAGGACGGCTGGGCGTACGTGGTGGCCGAGGTGACCGCCGAGCTGACTCCGGTCGCCGCCGATCCGTACGACGCGACCGTCGAGGAACTGATCGACGTGTTCCGGGCGGTGCAGGGCGAACACCCCGACTGGGACGACTACCGGCGAGCCATGGTCGCCGACCGACGGATCGCCCTGCACCTGCACGTCGATCGGGTCTACGGGATGCCGCCGCGCGGCTAG
- a CDS encoding CBS domain-containing protein, whose product MTTVGEFMTTRLVTMDGTDTLTAAAQEMRDRSIGDVIVTDGDAVLGIVTDRDITVRGVAEELDVDSATLNQILSQDVVTVSQYDDAVAAADLMRTYGVRRLPVLEDGRLVGLVSLGDIAVEREPQSVLADISADEPNN is encoded by the coding sequence ATGACGACCGTCGGAGAGTTCATGACGACCCGGCTGGTGACCATGGACGGCACCGACACGCTCACCGCCGCCGCGCAGGAGATGCGTGACCGGTCGATCGGGGACGTGATCGTTACTGACGGCGATGCCGTGCTGGGTATCGTCACCGACCGGGACATCACGGTACGTGGGGTCGCTGAGGAACTGGACGTCGACAGTGCGACGCTCAACCAGATCCTCAGCCAGGACGTCGTGACCGTGAGCCAGTACGACGATGCGGTGGCGGCGGCCGACCTGATGCGGACATACGGCGTACGCCGGTTGCCGGTGTTGGAAGACGGACGACTGGTGGGTCTGGTCTCGCTGGGGGACATCGCCGTCGAGCGGGAGCCGCAGTCCGTGCTGGCCGACATCAGCGCGGACGAGCCGAACAACTGA
- a CDS encoding DNA glycosylase AlkZ-like family protein, which translates to MTGTLRVDRQQMLAYRIAAQQLDRVDQRPAELAVLDLGVQDTPYGSARLALAARTSAELDDESLALVWAARGAPHLHRRAELPRIAEALWPLSDADAAKRIVSTQIRDAGKLGLVAFEAAADAFSAAVAAEPMAKGEVSSAVTARVPAEVTYPCRSCQSTHISGALFQQAGLAGGAQLTVVGGKTMIAPVSDWAGRPRAATGTADLIATYLRLLGPATLAEAARHVGTSQAELRPVWPEGLTEVTVDGRRTWLPTDRIDALRSAPPPRLVRLLPAGDPYLSARDRDVLVPDKTRQSEVWRVLGNPGALLVDGEIMGVWRAKLAGRGRLDVTVAPFEPLSDRVRSAVDDEARVLAQARGATDVRVSQVE; encoded by the coding sequence GTGACCGGAACGCTTCGGGTCGATCGGCAGCAGATGCTCGCCTATCGGATCGCGGCCCAGCAACTCGACCGAGTCGACCAGCGACCCGCCGAGTTGGCGGTGCTCGACCTCGGGGTGCAGGACACCCCGTACGGCTCGGCGCGGCTCGCACTCGCCGCCCGTACCTCCGCTGAGCTGGACGACGAGTCGCTGGCTCTGGTCTGGGCGGCCCGAGGTGCACCCCACCTGCACCGCCGGGCCGAACTGCCCCGGATCGCGGAGGCACTGTGGCCACTCAGTGACGCGGACGCGGCGAAGCGGATCGTCAGCACCCAGATCCGGGACGCCGGGAAGCTGGGGTTGGTGGCGTTCGAGGCGGCCGCCGACGCCTTCTCGGCGGCGGTGGCCGCCGAGCCGATGGCCAAGGGCGAGGTGAGCAGTGCGGTAACCGCTCGGGTACCGGCCGAGGTGACCTACCCATGCCGCTCCTGCCAGTCCACGCACATCTCCGGCGCGCTGTTCCAGCAGGCTGGGCTGGCCGGAGGTGCCCAACTGACGGTGGTCGGCGGCAAGACCATGATCGCTCCCGTATCCGATTGGGCTGGCCGGCCGAGGGCCGCCACCGGTACGGCCGACCTGATCGCCACCTACCTGCGGTTGCTCGGCCCGGCGACGCTGGCCGAGGCGGCCAGGCACGTCGGCACCAGCCAGGCCGAGCTACGCCCGGTGTGGCCAGAAGGGCTCACCGAGGTGACCGTCGACGGTCGGCGGACCTGGCTACCCACCGACCGGATCGACGCGTTGCGCAGCGCACCACCGCCGAGGCTGGTCCGGCTGCTGCCGGCGGGTGATCCCTACCTCTCGGCCCGGGACCGTGATGTCCTGGTGCCGGACAAGACCCGACAGTCGGAAGTGTGGCGCGTCCTCGGCAACCCTGGCGCGTTGCTCGTGGACGGCGAGATCATGGGCGTCTGGCGGGCGAAGCTGGCCGGCCGGGGCCGGCTGGACGTCACGGTGGCCCCCTTCGAGCCGCTGTCCGACCGGGTACGGTCGGCCGTCGACGACGAGGCCCGAGTGTTGGCACAGGCGCGCGGTGCCACCGACGTACGGGTCAGCCAGGTGGAATAG
- a CDS encoding MFS transporter, which produces MSDTSTIPPDSTPAGGTGAWSVLRAPQTARVLGASLLGRLPQGAAPLALLIFARETMSLTVAGLLVAAYTAGMAVGQPLLARIADRWRQPPVLWSGVLVSTAGFVLTAAGAGLPATLLGAALAGLGAPPFEAGLRVLWRDLLPAHQVHTAYTLDTATQEIIFVAGPMVTLAATQVAGPVGGLAAAALFQALGTALFVTAPAVRRWRGEPAVRHWAGPLRAGRLRLILVALLLVGAAVGSVTVAVTSYAEAAGDRSLASWLLAAQAGGALIGGLLYIRFAGLRARNTLLRATGAYAVGFLPLLLTPALPGMLALMLVSGLALSPLLTIAFVSIDSVAPAGTAAEGFAWAATAFSVGSAVGSAVDGVLLDTTGEVTVGFLLAPIVVTLACLPLLFKFTPPGSTEGITQ; this is translated from the coding sequence ATGTCCGACACCTCGACCATTCCCCCTGACTCCACTCCGGCCGGCGGCACCGGCGCGTGGTCCGTACTCCGGGCACCGCAGACCGCCCGGGTGCTGGGGGCCAGCCTGCTCGGCCGGCTTCCCCAGGGCGCGGCCCCGCTCGCTCTGCTGATCTTCGCCCGGGAGACGATGTCGCTCACCGTGGCGGGTCTGCTCGTCGCCGCGTACACCGCCGGCATGGCGGTCGGGCAGCCCCTGCTCGCCCGGATCGCCGACCGATGGCGGCAGCCGCCGGTGTTGTGGAGCGGTGTCCTGGTCTCCACCGCCGGATTCGTGTTGACCGCCGCCGGGGCCGGGCTGCCGGCGACCCTGCTCGGTGCCGCGCTGGCCGGGCTCGGAGCGCCACCATTCGAAGCCGGGCTACGGGTGCTCTGGCGGGACCTGCTCCCGGCACACCAGGTGCACACCGCGTACACACTGGACACCGCAACCCAGGAGATCATCTTCGTGGCGGGGCCGATGGTGACGCTCGCCGCGACCCAGGTCGCCGGGCCGGTCGGCGGCCTGGCCGCCGCAGCGCTGTTCCAGGCCCTGGGCACCGCCCTGTTCGTCACCGCGCCGGCGGTCCGCCGTTGGCGCGGCGAGCCGGCGGTACGACACTGGGCCGGCCCGCTGCGCGCCGGTCGACTACGCCTGATCCTGGTCGCATTGCTGCTGGTCGGCGCGGCGGTCGGCAGCGTCACGGTCGCGGTGACCAGTTATGCCGAAGCGGCCGGCGACCGGTCCCTGGCCAGTTGGCTGCTGGCTGCCCAGGCCGGTGGGGCCCTGATCGGCGGGCTGCTCTACATCCGCTTCGCCGGGCTGCGCGCCCGCAACACCCTGCTCCGGGCCACCGGCGCGTACGCGGTCGGCTTCCTGCCGCTGCTACTCACCCCCGCCCTGCCCGGCATGCTGGCCCTGATGCTGGTCAGCGGCCTGGCCCTCTCCCCACTGTTGACGATCGCCTTCGTGTCGATCGACTCGGTCGCCCCTGCCGGTACGGCGGCGGAGGGCTTCGCCTGGGCCGCCACCGCCTTCTCGGTCGGCAGCGCGGTCGGTTCCGCGGTCGACGGCGTACTGCTGGACACCACCGGGGAGGTCACCGTCGGCTTCCTGCTCGCCCCGATCGTCGTTACGCTGGCTTGCCTCCCGCTACTGTTCAAATTCACCCCACCCGGGTCGACGGAGGGGATCACCCAGTGA
- a CDS encoding CGNR zinc finger domain-containing protein, translating into MDSVQLSAGGAPLLGEPLPLELANTTYAVRSQLRDGLETVEHLAGWLRDVAGRLGTPLRDRDLAEAGTADLAVARDLRQAIRLIAQATVTGDQPPSAAIDDVNQVIRTAPSWRELRWAAEPSTITASDHPPVAAALAEIAMATVDLFAGPDRAALRPCQGPGCVLYFVKQHPRREWCSGGCGNRARAARYYERTKTRAG; encoded by the coding sequence ATGGATTCCGTGCAGTTGTCCGCAGGCGGTGCGCCACTGCTCGGGGAGCCGTTGCCGCTGGAGTTGGCCAACACGACCTATGCGGTACGCAGTCAGCTACGCGACGGGCTGGAAACGGTCGAGCACCTGGCCGGCTGGTTGCGGGACGTGGCGGGACGGCTCGGCACGCCACTGCGCGATCGTGATCTGGCCGAGGCCGGCACCGCCGACCTGGCGGTCGCCCGGGACCTACGGCAGGCGATCCGGCTGATCGCCCAGGCGACGGTGACCGGTGACCAGCCGCCCTCGGCCGCGATCGACGACGTCAACCAGGTGATCCGTACCGCGCCGTCCTGGCGTGAGCTGCGGTGGGCGGCGGAACCATCGACGATCACCGCCAGCGACCACCCGCCAGTGGCCGCCGCGCTGGCCGAGATCGCCATGGCGACGGTCGACCTGTTCGCCGGCCCGGATCGGGCCGCACTGCGGCCCTGCCAGGGCCCCGGCTGCGTGCTCTACTTCGTCAAGCAGCATCCCCGGCGGGAGTGGTGCTCCGGTGGCTGTGGCAACCGGGCCCGGGCCGCCCGCTACTACGAGCGGACGAAGACCCGGGCCGGATAG
- a CDS encoding nuclear transport factor 2 family protein: MNPAPPAERPPLPPFTAATAEAKVRAAEDAWNTRDPERVSLAYTPDSVWRNRDEFLTGRSEIVAFLTRKWERELDYVLRKELWAFTDDRIAVRFQYEWHDAEGRWWRSYGNELWEFDPNGLMRRREASINDLRITSEQRRLRGSRPPFA, from the coding sequence GTGAATCCCGCACCCCCGGCGGAGCGTCCGCCGCTGCCCCCGTTCACCGCCGCCACCGCCGAGGCCAAGGTACGGGCGGCCGAGGACGCCTGGAACACCCGCGACCCGGAGCGGGTGTCGCTGGCGTACACCCCGGATTCGGTGTGGCGCAACCGCGACGAGTTCCTCACCGGACGCTCGGAGATCGTCGCGTTCTTGACGCGTAAGTGGGAACGGGAACTGGACTACGTCCTGCGCAAGGAGTTGTGGGCGTTCACCGATGACCGGATCGCGGTCCGGTTCCAGTACGAGTGGCACGACGCCGAGGGCCGGTGGTGGCGCAGCTATGGCAACGAACTGTGGGAGTTCGACCCGAACGGTTTGATGCGTCGCCGGGAGGCGAGCATCAACGACCTGCGGATCACGTCGGAGCAGCGTCGACTCCGTGGCTCCCGGCCGCCGTTCGCCTGA